In a genomic window of Phragmites australis chromosome 14, lpPhrAust1.1, whole genome shotgun sequence:
- the LOC133891511 gene encoding FT-interacting protein 3-like, with product MMSNLRLGVEVLSAHDLLPKEQGTANAFVEVEFDDQKFRTAIKDRDLNPVWNEQFYFNISDPSCLPELHLEAYVYHANRASNSKACLGKVRISGTSFVSQPDASALHYPLEKRTILSRARGELGLRVFLTDDPSVRVSAPGQEFNMLSTPTTAQEQAAVNSIPNPFQETRPNPVRQFQHLPREQHRPESMTAQPYYSEGSYGEPQQRSFSAVGNKTGAPQPRVARMYAPGPQQPIDFQLKETSPMLGGGRVIGGRVIPGEKAGAYDLVEKMQYLFVRVVKAHDLPNMDITGSLDPYVEVHLGNYKMKTKHFEKNQRPEWDEVFAFPKEVLQSTTLEVVVKDKDVLRDDYVGRVMLDLNEVPLRVPPDSPLAPEWYRLVGKDGMRDRGELMLAVWYGTQADECFPSAIHAGSTPVDSHLHNYIRGKVYPTQRMWYVRVNVIEAQDIIPMENRIPDVFVKVRLGHQLLKTRQARSPTKNFTWNEEMMFVAAEPFDDDLIISIEDRVAHNKDEVIGEAIIPLTKLQRRADHKPVRPAWFDLRRPGLIDVNQLKEDKFYAKVHLRVCLEGGYHVLDESTQYCSDLRPTMKQLWKPPIGLLEVGILGANGLNPTKTRNDRGSCDAYCVAKYGQKWVRTRTIVDSLSPRFNEQYTWDVFDHGTVLTIGLFDNCHISGDSNHNSPGHMDKPIGKVRIRLSTLETGRVYTHTYPLLILHPSGVKKMGELHLAIRFSATSLINVLFTYSRPLFPKMHYVQPLSIVQQEMLRHQAVQLVAQRLGRMEPPVHREVVEFMSDARSHLWSMRRSKANFFRLMQVFSGVIAAGKWFGDVCQWKNPVTTVLVHVLFVMLVFYPDLILPTIFLYMFLIGLWNYRFRPRFPPHMNTRISYADVAHPDELDEEFDTFPTTKSPDLIRMRYDRLRHVAGRIQTVVGDIATQGERLQSLLSWRDPRATAMFLLLCLITAIILYVTPFQVIALCLGFFWMRHPRFRHKVPAALVNFFRRLPAKTDSLL from the coding sequence ATGATGAGCAATCTTAGGCTTGGTGTTGAGGTCCTCAGTGCTCATGACCTCCTCCCGAAAGAGCAGGGCACAGCCAATGCTTTTGTCGAGGTCGAATTTGACGACCAGAAGTTCCGTACAGCCATCAAAGACAGGGACCTCAACCCTGTCTGGAACGAGCAGTTCTACTTCAACATATCTGATCCATCCTGCCTCCCAGAGCTACACCTTGAGGCCTATGTGTACCATGCGAACCGCGCCAGCAATTCCAAGGCTTGCCTTGGCAAGGTTCGCATCTCGGGCACATCCTTTGTCAGCCAACCTGATGCCTCAGCCCTGCACTACCCCCTGGAGAAGCGCACAATCTTATCACGTGCACGTGGTGAGCTTGGGCTAAGAGTATTCCTTACAGATGACCCATCAGTAAGGGTGTCTGCACCAGGTCAGGAATTCAATATGTTGAGCACGCCTACCACCGCACAAGAGCAGGCAGCAGTGAACTCCATTCCAAATCCTTTCCAAGAGACCAGACCAAACCCAGTGAGACAATTCCAGCACTTGCCAAGAGAACAGCACCGTCCGGAATCAATGACTGCGCAACCATACTACTCTGAAGGTTCATATGGAGAGCCGCAACAGAGAAGCTTTTCTGCAGTTGGGAATAAAACTGGAGCCCCTCAGCCTCGGGTAGCAAGGATGTACGCTCCAGGTCCACAACAGCCTATAGACTTTCAGCTGAAGGAGACAAGCCCAATGCTTGGTGGAGGACGTGTTATTGGCGGCCGGGTGATCCCTGGTGAAAAGGCTGGAGCATACGACCTTGTTGAGAAGATGCAGTACCTCTTTGTGCGTGTGGTCAAGGCCCATGACCTGCCCAACATGGACATCACCGGGAGTCTTGACCCTTATGTGGAGGTGCACCTTGGAAACTACAAAATGAAAACAAAGCACTTCGAGAAGAATCAGAGGCCTGAGTGGGACGAGGTGTTTGCATTCCCTAAGGAAGTCCTGCAGTCAACTACACTCGAAGTTGTTGTGAAAGACAAGGATGTCCTTCGGGATGACTATGTTGGTCGGGTGATGCTCGACCTGAATGAGGTGCCTCTAAGGGTCCCTCCTGACAGCCCATTGGCGCCGGAGTGGTATCGTCTTGTGGGAAAGGATGGCATGAGGGACAGAGGAGAGCTGATGCTTGCAGTCTGGTATGGAACTCAAGCGGATGAATGCTTCCCAAGTGCCATCCATGCGGGATCAACCCCAGTTGATTCCCATCTTCACAATTATATCCGTGGGAAGGTCTACCCTACACAAAGAATGTGGTACGTGAGGGTCAATGTAATCGAGGCACAGGATATAATCCCAATGGAGAACCGTATACCTGATGTGTTTGTAAAAGTGAGGCTGGGCCACCAATTGTTGAAGACAAGGCAAGCTCGCTCACCAACCAAAAACTTTACGTGGAATGAGGAGATGATGTTTGTCGCAGCAGAGCCTTTTGATGATGACTTGATCATATCAATAGAAGACCGTGTTGCACATAACAAAGATGAAGTGATTGGTGAAGCTATCATACCACTCACAAAGCTTCAAAGGCGGGCTGATCACAAGCCAGTACGGCCAGCGTGGTTCGATCTCAGAAGACCAGGGCTGATTGATGTGAACCAGCTAAAGGAAGATAAATTCTATGCAAAGGTACACCTTCGTGTTTGCCTTGAAGGCGGGTATCATGTGCTTGATGAGTCCACACAATATTGCAGCGATCTCCGGCCAACAATGAAGCAGCTTTGGAAACCACCAATCGGGTTGCTTGAAGTTGGCATTCTAGGTGCAAATGGTCTAAATCCAACAAAAACCAGAAACGACCGGGGGTCATGCGATGCATATTGTGTTGCCAAATATGGGCAGAAATGGGTGCGGACACGCACAATTGTTGATAGCTTGAGCCCTCGATTCAATGAGCAGTATACATGGGATGTCTTTGATCATGGAACAGTACTCACCATTGGTCTGTTTGACAACTGCCACATAAGTGGAGATAGCAACCATAATTCTCCCGGCCATATGGATAAACCCATTGGGAAAGTGCGAATTCGTCTTTCAACGCTTGAGACCGGGCGGgtgtacacacacacatatcCATTGCTTATCCTCCACCCATCAGGAGTTAAAAAGATGGGTGAACTTCACCTTGCCATCCGGTTCTCAGCCACATCCCTGATCAATGTGCTCTTTACATACTCTCGGCCCCTCTTTCCCAAGATGCATTATGTGCAGCCTCTGTCAATAGTCCAGCAGGAAATGCTCCGCCACCAGGCTGTCCAGCTGGTTGCACAGCGACTGGGGCGCATGGAGCCACCAGTTCACAGGGAAGTTGTTGAGTTCATGTCAGATGCCCGCTCTCACCTATGGAGCATGCGACGGAGCAAAGCTAACTTCTTCCGTCTTATGCAAGTCTTTTCTGGAGTCATTGCTGCAGGGAAGTGGTTCGGCGATGTTTGCCAGTGGAAAAACCCAGTCACCACCGTCTTGGTACATGTGCTCTTTGTCATGCTTGTGTTCTATCCAGACCTTATCCTGCCAACGATCTTCCTCTACATGTTCTTGATAGGGTTGTGGAATTACCGGTTCCGGCCGCGCTTCCCACCACACATGAACACAAGAATATCTTATGCTGATGTTGCCCATCCAGATGAGCTTGATGAGGAATTTGATACATTCCCAACCACAAAGAGCCCAGATCTCATTAGGATGAGGTACGACAGGTTACGGCATGTTGCTGGGAGGATACAGACAGTGGTCGGGGATATCGCCACTCAGGGAGAGAGACTGCAATCGCTGCTGAGCTGGAGGGACCCAAGGGCAACAGCTATGTTCCTATTACTTTGCTTGATCACTGCGATTATACTATATGTGACACCATTCCAAGTGATTGCACTCTGCCTTGGGTTCTTCTGGATGAGGCACCCTCGGTTTCGCCACAAGGTGCCTGCAGCACTGGTAAACTTCTTCAGGAGGCTACCTGCAAAGACAGATTCTTTGCTGTAA